In Methanomicrobia archaeon, the following proteins share a genomic window:
- a CDS encoding serine hydroxymethyltransferase, with amino-acid sequence MRAEIRSVIEAVKKHHELYATALPLIASENVTSNTVRMLLASDLSHRYAEGEVGSRFYQGCRYIDEIEEKAITLARALFAAEHVNVKPISGVTANIAALFALTAPRDRMMALSVPNGGHISHSKVSIPGMRDLELFTFPFDAHEMNIDTELMVKKIREKKPKLLLFGASLFLFPHPVAAAREAADELGARIVYDGSHVFGLIAGKKFQDPLREGADVVASSTHKTFPGPQGALILCKEELKQRIDGAVFPGTVSNHHLHHVAGLAVSLAEMLEFGEAYAAQTVANAKALAGALYEAGFEVLCEHKGFTESHQIAINALKLGGGAAVAEHLERANIIINKNLLPTDKNPDRPSGVRLGVQELTMLGMKESEMGEVASLIARAVMENVAVEKIQEAVKELRSGYQDARYCFDGKNAYAFPAIQISEYL; translated from the coding sequence ATGCGAGCAGAGATCAGAAGCGTGATCGAGGCGGTGAAGAAACATCATGAACTCTACGCGACTGCACTACCGCTCATTGCGAGCGAGAATGTCACGAGTAACACCGTACGAATGCTGCTTGCCTCCGATCTCTCGCATCGATACGCGGAGGGTGAGGTGGGCAGCCGATTTTATCAGGGCTGCCGGTACATCGATGAGATCGAGGAGAAGGCGATCACCCTGGCGCGAGCACTGTTTGCTGCAGAGCACGTGAACGTGAAGCCGATCTCAGGAGTGACCGCGAATATCGCAGCACTCTTTGCGCTGACCGCGCCGCGTGACCGCATGATGGCCCTGTCCGTACCGAACGGCGGCCATATCAGTCATTCGAAGGTATCCATACCGGGGATGCGTGATCTCGAGCTGTTCACCTTCCCCTTTGATGCGCACGAGATGAATATTGATACCGAGCTGATGGTGAAGAAGATACGGGAGAAGAAGCCCAAGCTCTTACTCTTTGGTGCCAGCCTCTTCCTCTTCCCGCATCCCGTTGCTGCGGCGCGTGAAGCTGCAGACGAGCTGGGTGCACGGATCGTATACGATGGCTCGCACGTGTTCGGGTTGATCGCGGGCAAAAAGTTCCAGGATCCGCTGCGCGAAGGCGCGGACGTGGTGGCGAGCAGCACGCATAAGACCTTCCCGGGCCCCCAGGGCGCACTCATACTCTGTAAAGAGGAGCTCAAGCAGCGGATAGACGGGGCCGTTTTCCCCGGCACGGTGAGCAACCATCATCTCCATCATGTTGCCGGTCTGGCGGTCTCGTTGGCCGAAATGCTGGAGTTCGGCGAGGCATACGCGGCGCAGACGGTGGCGAATGCGAAGGCTCTGGCAGGAGCACTCTACGAGGCGGGATTTGAGGTGCTCTGTGAGCATAAGGGTTTCACCGAATCGCATCAGATAGCCATCAACGCACTCAAGCTCGGCGGTGGCGCGGCCGTAGCAGAGCATCTGGAACGTGCCAATATCATTATCAATAAGAACCTCCTGCCCACGGACAAAAATCCCGACAGGCCCTCGGGCGTCCGGCTGGGCGTGCAGGAATTGACGATGCTGGGCATGAAGGAATCGGAGATGGGAGAGGTTGCGTCGCTCATAGCACGCGCGGTGATGGAGAACGTTGCTGTGGAGAAGATACAAGAAGCCGTGAAGGAATTACGAAGCGGGTATCAGGATGCGAGGTACTGCTTTGATGGTAAGAATGCGTACGCATTCCCCGCGATACAAATCAGCGAGTATTTATAA
- the pyrB gene encoding aspartate carbamoyltransferase, whose amino-acid sequence MFARKHIISTRDFTKEEIDYILYRAAELELYARGSKTCDLLAGKILANLFYEPSTRTRLSFEVAMKRLGGEVINVSSPETTSAAKGENLVDTIRIVSSYCDIIALRHPKEGASRMATSFSTVPIINAGDGAGHHPTQTLLDLYTIQQEQLLDSLRIALIGDLKYGRTVHSLAYALSLYGAKLFFISPEALRMPEEIKMDLIEAGVEIYESTDLREVINEVDVLYMTRIQRERFPDPTEYNKVAGTYRITTGLLAENPRALIMHPLPKLDEIEADVDETTNARYFAQAFYGIPVRMAVLSILLER is encoded by the coding sequence ATGTTCGCGAGAAAGCATATTATTTCCACACGCGACTTCACCAAAGAAGAGATCGATTACATCCTGTATCGTGCAGCTGAGCTGGAGCTCTACGCACGGGGCTCGAAGACGTGTGACTTACTGGCCGGGAAGATCCTTGCCAACCTCTTTTATGAGCCCAGCACGCGAACGCGGCTCTCATTTGAGGTGGCGATGAAGCGGCTGGGGGGTGAGGTTATCAACGTCTCGTCACCAGAGACCACCTCAGCGGCGAAGGGCGAGAATCTGGTCGACACGATACGAATCGTCTCAAGCTACTGCGACATCATCGCACTCCGGCATCCGAAAGAGGGTGCATCACGAATGGCCACCTCGTTCTCGACCGTGCCGATCATCAACGCGGGCGACGGTGCCGGCCATCATCCCACCCAGACACTGCTTGATCTCTACACGATACAGCAGGAGCAGTTGCTGGACTCGCTCAGGATCGCCCTGATCGGCGACCTCAAATACGGGCGGACGGTTCATTCACTGGCCTATGCGTTGTCACTGTACGGCGCGAAGCTCTTCTTCATCTCACCCGAGGCGCTGCGCATGCCTGAGGAGATCAAGATGGATTTGATCGAAGCGGGCGTCGAGATCTATGAATCCACGGATCTGCGCGAGGTGATCAATGAAGTGGACGTGCTCTACATGACGAGGATCCAGCGAGAGCGATTCCCCGATCCTACGGAATATAATAAGGTTGCGGGAACGTACCGCATTACCACCGGATTGCTGGCAGAGAATCCCCGCGCGTTGATCATGCATCCGCTCCCGAAGCTCGACGAGATCGAAGCAGACGTGGACGAGACGACGAACGCGCGTTACTTCGCTCAGGCGTTCTACGGTATTCCCGTCCGAATGGCTGTTCTCTCTATATTACTGGAGCGGTAA
- the albA gene encoding DNA-binding protein Alba, whose protein sequence is MPGEDNVIYIGNKSVMSYVLAVVTQFNNGFDEVLIKARGRAISRAVDTAEVVRNKFMPGVEVKDIKIGTEQLVGEGGDKANVSSLEITMKTK, encoded by the coding sequence ATGCCTGGAGAAGACAACGTGATATATATCGGGAATAAGTCTGTGATGAGTTATGTCCTGGCAGTCGTAACGCAGTTCAACAACGGCTTTGATGAGGTCTTGATCAAGGCACGAGGACGAGCGATCTCGAGGGCGGTAGACACAGCGGAAGTAGTTCGGAACAAGTTCATGCCGGGTGTAGAAGTGAAGGACATAAAAATCGGAACAGAGCAGCTCGTGGGCGAAGGTGGAGATAAAGCAAACGTCTCGTCGCTCGAGATAACCATGAAAACGAAGTGA
- the larC gene encoding nickel pincer cofactor biosynthesis protein LarC, translating to MRAVVFEPFSGAAGDMILGSLLALGVKESKIADAISAFKLALEVTEVEKRGIMAKQVAFLATRAAAERSCSHRSYTDMRQALEQSGLPELIIQHALSVFERIAQAEAIVHGVPREKLTFHELGARDTLGDLVGNAVAIHELNPDTILSTPISLGSGFVQIEHGCFPVPAPATLEILRNTALLYRGGPAVIDAELSTPTGAALLAQFVERSEPAFPQLRIEKIGYGAGTQDLPVPNVLRASLGTLTELSRDLIEVLETNVDTLTGEMVGNLIEVLMAEGARDVAVAPVLMKKGRTGYLITVITTPQDAARIAQRLMVETGTLGVRVMQVKHRFVADRESARVTVRLKGMEREVGVKIGRDATGKVLTVAAEFEDAKRVARELNMPLKAVLKAVEGTFFYT from the coding sequence ATGCGAGCGGTGGTCTTTGAGCCCTTCTCGGGCGCGGCCGGCGATATGATCCTCGGTAGTCTGCTGGCGTTGGGGGTCAAGGAATCGAAGATAGCGGACGCTATTTCAGCCTTCAAGCTCGCCCTGGAGGTGACTGAGGTGGAGAAGCGCGGTATCATGGCGAAACAGGTTGCCTTCCTCGCGACCCGGGCCGCGGCTGAGCGATCATGCAGTCATCGTTCGTATACCGATATGCGGCAAGCGCTCGAACAGAGTGGACTGCCTGAGCTGATCATTCAGCACGCACTGAGTGTCTTTGAGCGAATCGCACAAGCAGAGGCGATCGTGCACGGCGTTCCCAGGGAGAAGCTCACGTTTCACGAGCTTGGTGCACGGGATACGCTGGGCGATCTGGTGGGCAACGCCGTGGCCATCCATGAACTGAACCCGGACACCATTCTCAGCACGCCGATTTCGCTCGGCTCGGGCTTCGTGCAGATCGAGCATGGGTGCTTCCCTGTTCCTGCACCGGCGACACTCGAGATCCTGAGAAATACCGCATTGCTGTATCGTGGTGGGCCGGCGGTGATCGACGCGGAGCTCTCGACGCCGACGGGCGCAGCACTGCTCGCGCAGTTCGTGGAGCGATCTGAGCCGGCATTCCCGCAGCTGCGGATCGAGAAGATCGGCTATGGCGCAGGAACGCAGGACCTGCCCGTTCCGAACGTCCTACGCGCAAGCCTCGGAACCCTCACCGAGCTGTCACGCGACCTGATCGAGGTGCTGGAGACGAACGTGGATACCCTGACGGGCGAGATGGTAGGTAACCTGATCGAGGTGCTCATGGCTGAGGGCGCGCGCGACGTGGCCGTAGCACCGGTGCTCATGAAGAAGGGCAGGACGGGCTATCTCATCACGGTGATCACCACGCCACAGGATGCAGCTCGCATTGCTCAACGGCTGATGGTGGAGACCGGTACGCTGGGAGTACGTGTCATGCAGGTGAAGCATCGCTTCGTGGCGGATCGCGAATCGGCACGGGTGACGGTGAGACTCAAGGGCATGGAGCGTGAAGTAGGCGTGAAAATCGGCCGGGATGCCACGGGGAAGGTGCTCACGGTGGCCGCGGAGTTCGAAGATGCGAAGCGGGTGGCGCGCGAGCTGAACATGCCGCTGAAGGCAGTTCTGAAGGCCGTGGAAGGTACCTTTTTCTACACATAA